In the Leptospiraceae bacterium genome, one interval contains:
- a CDS encoding glycosyltransferase family 4 protein: MNSKKKIAIVSTRFSDRIAGGAERHALKFALLMSEKYEVTVLTTTALDYKTWKNEIESGESFIQDIKIIRFRVDKSRNIKKFNRLLDKIHQKKISWNSKTTDLWLQKQGPFSEKLVQFIDKNQNQFDLFFFVSYLYYPTVKGIQKIKNKSICLPTLHDEIPAYFPIYKESFTNEIVYSFNTIEELLLFKRIFGFQPDRFSVIGVNVDKDIQCNPEEFYLLENSILDSDVKDYAVYIGRFDAGKGIYELVEFFREWKNNSAIDMKLIFIGDDSFRDRDIISVGYVSENEKSCLLQKAKFLINPSSLESFSIVLMEAWINKTPVVVNAKSEVMVGHCIRSNGGLYYSDKESFCKILDYLTENESIRKKLGENGEKYVLKNYSTETVKEKLFCLIDSCI, translated from the coding sequence TTGAACTCTAAAAAAAAAATAGCTATTGTTTCTACAAGATTTTCTGACCGTATAGCTGGAGGAGCTGAGAGACATGCCTTGAAGTTTGCTCTTCTAATGAGCGAAAAGTATGAAGTTACAGTGTTGACAACAACCGCTTTGGATTATAAAACTTGGAAAAATGAAATTGAAAGTGGCGAATCATTTATTCAAGATATAAAAATTATCCGATTTCGTGTGGATAAATCCCGAAATATTAAAAAATTCAATCGTCTATTGGATAAGATTCATCAAAAAAAAATTTCTTGGAATTCAAAAACAACTGATCTATGGTTGCAAAAGCAAGGACCTTTTTCTGAAAAATTGGTACAGTTTATCGACAAAAATCAGAATCAATTTGATTTATTTTTTTTTGTTTCTTATTTATATTATCCAACTGTTAAAGGCATTCAAAAAATAAAAAATAAATCTATTTGTTTACCTACATTGCACGATGAGATTCCGGCTTACTTCCCTATTTATAAAGAATCATTCACAAACGAAATTGTGTATTCGTTTAATACCATAGAAGAGCTTTTATTATTCAAAAGAATTTTTGGATTTCAACCGGATAGATTTTCAGTGATTGGTGTCAATGTAGATAAAGATATCCAATGCAACCCTGAAGAATTTTACCTATTGGAAAACAGTATTTTGGATTCTGATGTTAAAGACTATGCAGTGTACATAGGTAGATTTGATGCGGGTAAGGGAATTTATGAATTAGTAGAGTTTTTTAGAGAATGGAAAAATAATTCTGCTATTGATATGAAACTTATTTTTATAGGAGATGATTCTTTTCGAGACAGAGATATAATTTCCGTAGGGTATGTCTCTGAGAATGAAAAATCTTGTTTATTACAGAAAGCGAAATTTCTGATCAACCCATCTTCTTTGGAAAGTTTTTCGATTGTTCTCATGGAGGCATGGATAAATAAAACCCCCGTAGTGGTTAATGCGAAATCAGAAGTTATGGTGGGTCATTGCATTCGGAGTAATGGTGGGTTGTACTACAGCGATAAGGAAAGTTTTTGTAAAATTTTAGACTATCTAACAGAAAATGAATCTATCCGAAAAAAATTAGGAGAGAATGGGGAAAAATACGTTTTAAAGAATTATTCAACCGAGACAGTAAAAGAAAAACTTTTTTGTCTAATTGACAGTTGCATCTAA
- a CDS encoding SpoIIE family protein phosphatase, translating into MILSPLIFSIVLYPVMSNPKVLKPESELSIFAPEISARRVAILLSLFSKQKEDFLIGNPIKHIVSDEIFKRILGDSNFWISIDIEFQIINYLSTLSDISNILFHSGRESFLAGAYDLLPNDDTQISFLEMIVKIPILAGKFSRVFWLNPKIHSENSCTYEFDYLGGNKERWYDILYMKGILEGAAILFQVSNCSIELLETRLSGILIDHSELGKNIKFGANKNYMKISWKESPTKVGKTNLDKELKLIQPKTFFISTIDEAEKEKFSFVDLSTVLEKSRQLMIDNRELETIVEVLNNLKIELETKQKSFTKDLRMARNIQRGIIPQRIPDWKGLQFWVKFFPLQEVSGDYYDYFNFGSNKIGLLVSDVSGHGVPAAFITAISKLLFSQHKLDSPSEIFSIVNRELLELVKQQGYLTSFYALINSDYEVLYSIAGHPRPILAKYKTKEVILLEGEGTYLGMFPDAREFYKDYKIKLEPGDKLYIYTDGIIEGQNVDGERFEIERLISSIQDSIEMGVKESTEYIISKFNHFCRGTDPSDDQTLLAIGVSPHLDEYKLYVQTAEKFYRNKNYSEACKNLIKANEILPRDLWTLFSLGKYFAKNKEYENAIRFLDEYNNLKTYNADAFLIQGYCYYKLGNYEKAEESLQSSISLRAENIPAMYNLSKTQVKLSKINEAKNTLQKILVIKEDFEPAINLLKKI; encoded by the coding sequence TTGATTTTATCTCCACTGATTTTCAGTATAGTTCTATATCCAGTTATGTCAAATCCAAAAGTTCTAAAACCTGAATCCGAGCTTAGTATTTTTGCTCCTGAAATTTCAGCGAGAAGAGTTGCGATTCTTCTTAGTCTGTTTAGCAAGCAAAAAGAAGATTTTTTAATTGGAAATCCGATTAAGCATATCGTATCTGATGAAATATTCAAAAGAATTCTCGGCGATTCTAATTTTTGGATTTCTATAGATATAGAATTCCAAATCATAAATTATTTATCAACACTTAGCGATATTTCCAATATTCTTTTTCATTCAGGCAGAGAATCTTTCTTAGCCGGTGCTTACGATTTGTTACCCAACGATGATACCCAAATTTCTTTTCTTGAAATGATTGTAAAAATTCCTATCTTAGCAGGAAAATTTTCAAGAGTATTTTGGTTGAATCCAAAAATTCATTCTGAGAATTCGTGTACCTACGAATTTGATTATTTAGGAGGGAATAAAGAAAGATGGTATGATATTCTTTATATGAAAGGAATTTTAGAAGGTGCAGCAATTTTGTTTCAGGTAAGCAATTGCTCCATCGAACTCCTCGAAACAAGATTGAGCGGAATTTTAATAGATCATTCTGAGCTTGGAAAGAATATCAAGTTTGGTGCTAATAAAAATTACATGAAAATTTCTTGGAAGGAGTCCCCCACCAAGGTCGGGAAGACAAACCTCGACAAAGAGTTAAAGTTGATTCAACCAAAAACATTTTTTATTTCCACTATTGATGAAGCCGAAAAAGAAAAATTTTCATTTGTAGATTTGTCCACAGTTCTTGAAAAATCCAGACAGCTAATGATAGACAATAGAGAATTAGAAACTATTGTTGAAGTGTTAAACAATCTAAAAATCGAATTAGAAACAAAACAAAAATCATTTACGAAAGATTTAAGAATGGCGAGAAATATTCAGAGAGGAATTATTCCTCAGAGAATTCCTGATTGGAAAGGCCTTCAATTTTGGGTGAAATTTTTCCCGCTCCAAGAAGTTAGTGGAGATTACTATGACTATTTTAATTTTGGATCTAATAAAATCGGACTACTTGTTTCGGATGTATCAGGGCATGGAGTGCCTGCGGCTTTTATTACTGCTATTTCTAAATTATTATTTTCTCAACACAAATTAGACAGCCCTTCAGAAATTTTTTCAATTGTCAATCGTGAGTTGTTAGAGCTTGTCAAGCAGCAAGGTTACCTAACGTCCTTTTATGCTTTAATCAATTCCGATTACGAGGTATTGTATTCAATTGCAGGTCATCCGAGACCAATTCTGGCAAAATATAAAACCAAGGAAGTAATCCTTCTTGAAGGAGAGGGAACGTATTTAGGAATGTTTCCGGACGCAAGAGAATTTTATAAAGACTATAAAATCAAATTAGAACCTGGAGATAAACTCTATATATACACGGATGGAATTATCGAAGGCCAAAATGTAGATGGAGAAAGATTTGAAATAGAAAGACTCATCTCTTCAATTCAAGACAGTATTGAAATGGGAGTGAAAGAATCAACCGAATATATAATTTCTAAGTTCAATCATTTTTGCCGTGGCACAGATCCGAGTGATGACCAGACTCTACTCGCAATCGGAGTCAGTCCACATTTAGACGAATATAAGTTGTATGTTCAGACGGCAGAAAAATTTTATCGCAATAAGAATTATTCTGAAGCTTGCAAAAATCTGATTAAGGCTAACGAAATTTTACCAAGAGACCTTTGGACATTATTCTCTCTCGGTAAATATTTTGCCAAAAATAAAGAATACGAAAACGCAATCCGATTCTTGGACGAATACAATAATTTAAAAACGTATAACGCAGACGCATTTTTAATTCAGGGGTATTGTTATTATAAATTAGGAAACTATGAAAAAGCGGAAGAATCTTTACAGTCATCCATTTCCCTAAGAGCCGAAAATATTCCTGCAATGTATAACCTTTCAAAAACACAAGTCAAGTTGTCCAAGATAAATGAAGCAAAAAATACTCTTCAAAAAATTCTTGTAATTAAAGAAGATTTTGAGCCAGCTATTAATTTATTAAAAAAAATATAA
- the rfbB gene encoding dTDP-glucose 4,6-dehydratase has translation MERILKNILVTGGAGFIGANFLHYLAKIGFKGRVVNLDSLTYAGDLDNIKGIENKINYRFVKGDIRDSNLLQTIFEEEKFDTVVHFAAESHVDNSIKGPKIFLETNVIGTYELLATAKNFWEKNQNISSGVLFHHISTDEVYGSLGETGYFTEDTPYDPSSPYSASKASSDHFVMAYHRTYNLPVTISNCSNNYGPFQNKEKLIPLMITNAISGNKLPVYGDGKNIRDWLYVEDHCDAIWAILQKGETGRTYNIGGNNEWKNIDIVKYICKVLGNLTENPVQYYENLISYVNDRPGHDRRYAIDSSRIQKEINWFPKETFETGIEKTVRFYLKNIN, from the coding sequence ATGGAAAGAATATTAAAAAATATTTTAGTCACCGGTGGAGCTGGTTTTATTGGAGCTAATTTTTTGCACTATCTCGCAAAAATTGGATTTAAGGGAAGGGTTGTGAATTTAGACTCGTTGACTTATGCAGGAGATTTAGATAATATCAAGGGCATTGAAAATAAAATTAACTATAGATTTGTGAAAGGTGATATAAGAGATAGTAATTTATTGCAAACAATTTTTGAAGAAGAAAAATTTGATACAGTTGTTCACTTCGCTGCAGAAAGCCATGTGGACAATTCTATAAAAGGTCCAAAAATTTTTTTAGAAACAAACGTAATCGGAACTTATGAATTACTTGCAACGGCTAAAAATTTTTGGGAAAAGAATCAAAACATTTCATCTGGTGTTTTGTTTCATCATATTTCAACAGATGAAGTTTATGGCTCTCTCGGTGAAACCGGGTATTTTACAGAAGACACTCCTTACGATCCATCCTCACCTTATTCAGCTTCTAAAGCTTCATCAGACCATTTTGTTATGGCATACCACAGAACGTATAATTTACCAGTTACAATTTCTAATTGCTCGAACAATTATGGGCCTTTTCAAAATAAAGAAAAGCTAATTCCTCTAATGATTACAAATGCTATTTCTGGAAATAAGCTACCGGTTTATGGAGATGGAAAAAATATTCGTGATTGGTTGTATGTCGAAGATCATTGTGATGCGATTTGGGCAATTTTACAAAAAGGAGAAACGGGCAGGACTTATAATATTGGTGGGAACAACGAGTGGAAAAATATTGACATTGTGAAATATATTTGCAAGGTATTGGGAAATCTTACAGAAAATCCTGTTCAATATTATGAAAATTTAATTTCTTATGTAAATGATCGCCCCGGGCACGATAGGCGTTATGCGATAGATTCATCAAGAATTCAAAAAGAAATAAACTGGTTTCCAAAAGAAACTTTTGAAACCGGAATTGAAAAAACTGTTCGATTTTATTTAAAAAATATAAATTGA
- a CDS encoding ribonuclease H-like domain-containing protein — translation MIDKAFLHFKGVGKKNLEKLESAGFDNWSKVISKQEEMPFSKNFSKKLISEAEENSKALKREDIYFFAKNLLSQDKWRLLERYFDKITFLDIETEGLDSNSGISLIVCLHEGKLYRFLRNENLDEFLELLPKIQLLSTFNGSSFDLPVIQNFFRIGEISCPHVDLRWVCYHLGYKGGLKSIEYKIGIQRPYDLKGVDGFEAVILWDNWNRYGDEISKNRLIRYCAADVVSLKLLTEKILIEKGINDIKNSSNDIWKILDEV, via the coding sequence ATGATAGATAAAGCATTTTTGCATTTTAAAGGAGTCGGAAAAAAAAATTTAGAAAAGTTAGAATCTGCCGGGTTTGACAATTGGTCGAAGGTGATATCTAAACAAGAAGAGATGCCTTTTTCAAAAAATTTTTCTAAAAAACTTATCTCTGAAGCAGAAGAAAATTCTAAGGCTTTAAAAAGAGAAGATATTTATTTTTTTGCAAAAAATCTTCTATCTCAAGATAAGTGGAGGCTATTAGAAAGATATTTTGATAAGATAACTTTTTTAGACATAGAGACAGAAGGCTTGGATTCAAATTCAGGGATTTCATTGATTGTTTGCTTACACGAAGGAAAACTTTATAGATTTTTGAGAAATGAAAACTTAGACGAATTTTTAGAGCTATTACCGAAAATACAATTGTTGTCAACTTTCAACGGCAGCTCTTTCGATTTACCCGTGATTCAGAATTTTTTTAGAATAGGAGAAATTTCCTGTCCTCATGTTGATCTTCGTTGGGTGTGTTATCACTTAGGTTACAAAGGAGGACTGAAGTCGATAGAATATAAAATCGGGATTCAGAGACCTTACGACTTAAAAGGAGTAGATGGGTTTGAAGCAGTTATTTTGTGGGACAACTGGAATCGGTATGGAGATGAAATATCAAAAAACAGATTAATCAGATACTGTGCAGCCGATGTAGTTTCTCTAAAATTATTAACTGAAAAGATTTTAATTGAAAAGGGAATAAATGATATAAAGAATAGCTCAAACGATATTTGGAAAATACTCGATGAAGTATAG
- a CDS encoding portal protein has protein sequence MKYRKVKIQFLYFLESINDFGKRIRILYHENLYGLGKFVFALSGTISIATLLIEFGFYYPVEWAPKIRFINSFAINYLLAYETISFLFTRERYRIYAKTHKIEIIISILVLLQKVFEKDIIEYLKLGEIGTNEAALLFLSINQLFLIFSNATRFFRSTRIYSLNRINPSLVFLLSFAFVILVGFSALHLPKAQKVSVRSIDILFTVVSATCVTGLSTLDISQSFTKFGQFIILFLIQIGGLGLMTLTTFFAIFLAGQSSVTDRLLMKDLLSEDALGKVTGIIRQVAIQTLAIEGIGAALLFRYMPVEANLTFSEKLFSAIFHAISAFCNAGFSLFSNNMGESFLFSNKPFLSVIMFLIVMGGLGFPVMSEVIKRFISPNNPYKRLSISSKLVIITTGVLIALGAIAYLSLEQKFTLQNLNIQDRVFHSLFYSISTRTAGFNTLSLSSMGVPMVFFSLFLMWVGASPNSTGGGIKTSTFAVALLHILDLVKGKDRLEIFKRTISPASISRASASIVLSFFIIFVAIFALILNEKFEFLDISYEVVSAFGTVGLTRGITPSLSDFGKIIISVVMFSGRVGIFTMFVAFTPKAKIPKYKYPIEYVVVG, from the coding sequence ATGAAGTATAGAAAAGTAAAAATACAATTTCTTTATTTTTTAGAAAGTATAAATGATTTTGGAAAAAGAATAAGAATTCTCTACCATGAAAATTTATACGGTTTAGGGAAGTTTGTCTTTGCACTTTCCGGAACGATTTCAATTGCAACACTTCTGATTGAATTCGGATTTTATTATCCCGTAGAGTGGGCACCTAAGATAAGGTTTATCAATTCCTTTGCAATCAATTATTTATTAGCTTATGAAACTATTTCTTTTTTATTCACAAGAGAAAGGTATAGAATTTACGCAAAGACTCATAAAATAGAAATAATTATTTCTATTTTAGTTTTATTACAGAAGGTTTTTGAAAAAGATATAATCGAATATTTGAAGTTAGGCGAAATCGGCACAAACGAAGCTGCACTATTATTTTTATCCATCAATCAACTTTTTTTAATATTTTCAAATGCTACAAGATTTTTTCGATCTACAAGAATTTATAGTTTAAATCGAATCAACCCTTCTTTGGTATTTTTACTTAGTTTTGCATTTGTGATTTTAGTTGGATTTTCTGCTTTGCACTTGCCCAAAGCACAAAAAGTTTCTGTAAGAAGTATAGATATTTTATTTACCGTGGTAAGTGCTACTTGTGTAACCGGTCTTTCTACTTTAGATATTTCACAGTCTTTTACAAAGTTCGGACAATTTATAATTTTATTTTTAATTCAAATTGGTGGACTTGGACTAATGACCCTGACCACATTTTTTGCTATATTTTTAGCAGGACAATCTTCGGTGACAGACAGACTATTAATGAAAGATTTGCTAAGTGAAGACGCACTTGGAAAAGTTACAGGGATAATACGACAAGTAGCCATTCAAACTCTTGCGATTGAAGGAATTGGGGCAGCTCTACTTTTTCGATATATGCCGGTTGAAGCAAACCTCACTTTTTCAGAGAAATTATTTTCTGCGATTTTTCATGCTATATCTGCATTTTGTAACGCAGGGTTTTCTCTTTTTTCCAATAACATGGGAGAGAGTTTTTTATTTTCCAATAAACCATTTTTGTCAGTGATAATGTTTTTAATTGTTATGGGAGGGCTTGGGTTTCCCGTTATGAGTGAGGTTATTAAAAGATTTATTTCTCCGAATAATCCATACAAAAGACTTTCAATTTCTTCTAAACTTGTGATCATCACCACTGGAGTTCTTATTGCCCTTGGTGCCATTGCCTATTTGAGTCTAGAGCAAAAATTCACCTTACAAAATTTAAATATACAAGATAGAGTGTTTCATTCTTTGTTTTATAGTATTTCCACAAGAACTGCCGGATTTAATACCCTGAGTCTTTCGAGTATGGGCGTACCTATGGTATTTTTTTCTTTATTTTTAATGTGGGTGGGAGCCTCGCCCAATTCTACGGGAGGTGGGATTAAAACTTCTACTTTTGCAGTAGCACTACTACATATTTTGGATTTAGTGAAAGGAAAAGATCGGTTAGAAATTTTCAAAAGAACGATTTCTCCTGCATCCATCTCTAGAGCTTCTGCGTCTATCGTACTTTCTTTTTTTATAATTTTTGTAGCTATTTTTGCATTAATACTAAACGAGAAATTTGAATTTTTAGATATTTCCTACGAGGTAGTTTCTGCATTTGGAACAGTCGGATTAACACGCGGAATTACGCCTTCTTTGAGTGATTTTGGAAAGATTATAATTTCTGTCGTTATGTTTTCCGGTAGAGTAGGAATTTTTACAATGTTTGTAGCATTTACCCCAAAAGCAAAAATCCCAAAATACAAATATCCGATAGAATATGTAGTAGTCGGCTAA
- a CDS encoding DUF1564 family protein — protein MNPQKYAETQSSLLVPAKYMDEFNRRTTGLSRRKYLHALLNRYRNVILWELFEKMERVKKAYQEVGQNLQKKNFTPNNEDWIELGILADWLGTTKTALFTLLLVLDLAEWDIILPSRFFENGVPTPVTTIAGGAYLSKRKTTRYNRLKRHKPDEKKTP, from the coding sequence ATGAACCCACAAAAATATGCAGAAACCCAATCGAGTTTGCTTGTTCCAGCAAAATATATGGACGAGTTCAATAGAAGAACGACAGGTTTATCAAGGAGGAAATATTTGCACGCACTGTTGAACAGATATAGAAATGTGATTCTTTGGGAACTTTTTGAGAAGATGGAGAGGGTAAAAAAGGCGTATCAAGAAGTCGGACAAAATTTGCAGAAGAAGAATTTTACCCCAAATAACGAAGACTGGATTGAGCTTGGTATTCTTGCAGACTGGCTTGGCACCACAAAGACCGCTCTTTTTACTCTTTTGTTGGTGCTTGACCTTGCCGAATGGGACATAATTCTCCCCAGCAGATTCTTCGAGAATGGAGTTCCCACCCCGGTGACCACGATTGCGGGGGGAGCTTACCTTTCCAAGAGAAAAACAACCCGATACAATAGACTAAAACGACACAAACCCGACGAAAAGAAAACACCCTAA
- a CDS encoding penicillin acylase family protein — translation MSIHANQDSKSQTTKKFQFWKPLLIFIICIIVIVLGVNFWMSSKVPKSKGTLVLEGLKDEVEVHNDEFGVPHIFAKNEDDLYLAFGYVHASERLFQMEIMRRVVGGRLSELLGPKLIKTDKLFRSLGFKRNSEKWLNKYESSVPPEVTRAVDQYVKGLNYFLKKGPLPVEFAILGIGREEFAKSDIFGMAAYMGYSFAEAFNVDPVITSLEKEYGAIKIAELTKDDPTFAPIIVDDSQKISLAISSSMTEIRSTLEEHGIPMLEGSNSWAISPKKTKSGQAIIANDPHIGYANPSVWFEAYLNTPNFDIYGHFLALTPFAVIGFNKDFAWTLTMFENDDMDFYKETLNPNNSNQIMFQGKPENIQTTEELIKVKGEEPVKLIVKESRHGVFLNEIADSLLDEKNPIALRWNMFDANNKIHEAMYKMNHSKDMKYFESALSHLKAPGLNIVYADKKGNIAFWAAGGLFEKNFPTDRILDGTSGKFEWGREIPFSQNPHSINPPAGIIVTANNRPASHLGYRLNGYWQADDRGNRINALLRQNKKWDLEDMKEVIIDTYFEGSDFILNPFFSLIKLSEDKLTKREKETLEILQKWDRQGNKNEAGGAVFSELRYQLAREMFADEMGEERFKFLASTNRIFHYFKWAYLNEKSSWWDNIHTPEKDTPKDIVYRALGATTLSLLGKLDKNPKNWKWGRLSKLELSHPIGSVPPMNLIFNSKTLPVSGGAEVINNIKSKFHARDFKPSSGPSMRRLIDFSKMDEIAIIGYLGQSGHRKSKHFQNQMKMYVDGRFRTISLDKMKNSDPNDRLVLKPN, via the coding sequence ATGAGCATACATGCAAACCAAGATTCAAAAAGTCAAACTACGAAGAAATTTCAATTCTGGAAGCCTTTATTAATTTTTATAATTTGTATTATTGTAATAGTACTTGGTGTGAATTTTTGGATGTCTTCAAAAGTCCCAAAGTCTAAAGGTACGTTGGTCTTAGAAGGACTCAAAGATGAAGTAGAAGTGCACAACGATGAATTTGGGGTTCCACATATATTCGCAAAAAATGAAGACGACTTGTATCTTGCTTTTGGCTATGTCCATGCTTCTGAAAGACTATTTCAAATGGAGATTATGAGAAGAGTAGTCGGTGGGAGATTGTCTGAACTACTCGGACCAAAGTTAATTAAAACAGACAAACTATTTCGCTCTCTCGGCTTTAAAAGAAATTCAGAAAAATGGCTGAATAAATACGAAAGCTCTGTCCCACCGGAAGTTACAAGAGCAGTGGATCAATACGTCAAAGGCTTAAATTACTTTTTGAAAAAAGGGCCTCTTCCTGTGGAGTTTGCAATTCTTGGAATTGGAAGAGAAGAATTCGCAAAATCGGATATTTTTGGAATGGCAGCTTATATGGGGTATTCATTTGCAGAAGCATTTAATGTAGATCCTGTGATTACTTCTTTAGAAAAGGAATATGGTGCAATTAAAATTGCAGAGCTTACAAAAGATGATCCTACTTTTGCTCCGATCATTGTAGATGATTCTCAAAAAATAAGTTTGGCTATCAGCTCCTCTATGACTGAGATTCGATCTACATTAGAAGAGCACGGGATTCCGATGCTTGAAGGTAGTAATTCTTGGGCTATTTCACCTAAGAAAACCAAATCAGGTCAGGCAATTATCGCAAATGATCCTCATATAGGTTATGCAAATCCTTCTGTTTGGTTTGAAGCTTATCTAAATACGCCGAACTTTGATATATACGGACATTTTTTAGCTCTCACTCCATTTGCAGTAATCGGGTTTAACAAAGATTTTGCTTGGACTTTGACAATGTTTGAAAACGATGATATGGATTTTTATAAAGAAACTCTAAACCCGAACAATTCAAATCAAATTATGTTTCAAGGAAAACCTGAAAATATCCAAACTACGGAAGAATTGATTAAAGTAAAAGGAGAAGAGCCAGTTAAGCTAATTGTAAAAGAATCTAGACACGGAGTTTTTTTAAATGAGATTGCAGATTCACTGTTAGATGAAAAAAATCCTATTGCACTTCGTTGGAATATGTTTGATGCAAACAATAAAATTCATGAAGCCATGTACAAAATGAATCATTCAAAAGATATGAAATATTTTGAGTCTGCGCTTTCACACCTTAAAGCACCCGGCTTAAATATAGTGTATGCAGATAAAAAAGGTAATATTGCATTTTGGGCGGCAGGAGGGCTATTTGAAAAAAATTTCCCAACTGACCGAATCTTAGACGGTACTTCAGGAAAATTTGAGTGGGGTAGAGAAATTCCTTTTTCTCAAAACCCTCATTCTATAAACCCACCTGCAGGAATTATTGTGACTGCAAATAATCGTCCTGCCTCTCACTTGGGTTACAGGTTGAATGGTTATTGGCAAGCAGATGATAGAGGAAATAGAATTAATGCCCTTCTTAGACAAAATAAAAAATGGGACTTAGAAGATATGAAGGAAGTCATCATCGATACTTATTTTGAAGGTAGTGACTTTATTTTAAATCCATTCTTTTCTTTAATTAAGTTGTCTGAAGACAAGCTAACTAAAAGAGAAAAAGAAACTTTGGAAATTTTGCAAAAGTGGGATAGACAGGGAAATAAAAATGAAGCAGGGGGAGCTGTATTTTCTGAACTTCGCTATCAATTGGCAAGAGAAATGTTTGCAGACGAAATGGGCGAAGAAAGGTTTAAATTTTTAGCGAGTACAAATAGAATTTTTCACTATTTTAAATGGGCATACCTAAATGAAAAAAGTTCATGGTGGGACAATATTCATACACCGGAAAAAGATACTCCAAAAGATATTGTGTATCGTGCGTTAGGTGCAACCACACTTTCGCTTTTAGGAAAATTAGACAAAAATCCTAAAAATTGGAAATGGGGAAGGTTAAGCAAATTAGAACTTTCTCACCCAATCGGAAGTGTACCACCCATGAATCTTATCTTTAATTCTAAGACTTTGCCGGTATCCGGTGGGGCTGAGGTAATCAATAACATCAAGTCCAAATTTCATGCAAGAGATTTTAAGCCTAGTTCCGGACCGAGTATGAGAAGACTTATTGACTTTTCTAAGATGGATGAAATAGCGATTATAGGATACCTCGGTCAATCAGGCCACCGAAAAAGTAAACACTTTCAAAACCAAATGAAAATGTATGTGGACGGTAGGTTTAGAACTATTTCTTTGGACAAGATGAAAAATTCTGATCCGAACGATAGGCTCGTATTAAAGCCTAATTAA